One Phycisphaera mikurensis NBRC 102666 DNA window includes the following coding sequences:
- a CDS encoding peptidoglycan recognition protein family protein — protein sequence MGIERRSLTIILSFAFGLSTLYGVLRVLEPGQRAPLGGSTLLSLDPEAVHSPLEQLFSTEAEARPWQVIVVHDSGSAAGSYDELDRRHASLGREGCGYHFVVNNGNGEADGRIQVGYRWRIQKEGDFLDGEAGRDFSRRFETIGICLIGNADDAPPTAAQQRELAWLIGKLQARFDIPTERVFLQAGSPDVAGHFPHAAFRERLQG from the coding sequence GTGGGCATCGAACGCCGCTCCCTCACCATCATCCTCTCCTTCGCCTTCGGGCTGAGCACGCTCTACGGCGTCCTGCGGGTGCTCGAGCCGGGTCAGCGGGCGCCGCTGGGCGGCAGCACGCTGCTGAGCCTGGATCCCGAGGCGGTGCACTCCCCCCTCGAGCAGCTCTTCAGCACCGAGGCGGAGGCGAGGCCGTGGCAGGTGATCGTCGTTCACGACAGCGGCTCGGCGGCCGGCTCCTACGACGAGCTGGACCGGCGGCACGCCAGCCTCGGCCGCGAGGGCTGCGGCTACCACTTCGTGGTCAACAACGGCAACGGCGAAGCCGACGGCCGGATCCAGGTGGGCTACCGGTGGCGGATCCAGAAGGAGGGCGACTTCCTCGATGGCGAGGCGGGGCGTGACTTCAGCCGCCGCTTCGAGACGATCGGCATCTGCCTCATCGGCAACGCGGACGACGCGCCACCCACCGCCGCCCAGCAGCGGGAGCTGGCTTGGCTGATCGGGAAGCTCCAGGCGCGCTTCGACATCCCCACCGAGCGGGTCTTCCTCCAGGCCGGTTCGCCGGACGTGGCGGGCCACTTCCCGCACGCGGCGTTCCGCGAGCGGCTCCAGGGCTGA
- a CDS encoding serine/threonine protein kinase has translation MSKFHQIAGYDVVETLGTGAGSTLYAVRNKKGEKYCLKRVVKKSEQDQRFIDQALAEHKIAHQFKHPRLRRSLKVHKIRELIRVSEVAVIMEMVDGWTLEEKRPDDVLLLCRVFHEIAEALLEMHRLGFAHADIKPNNIMLTASESGDGFVVKIIDFGQSCPLGTIKERIQGTPDYIAPEQVKRRAINEQTDVFCLGATMYWLLTGVNVPTMMPKRNRDAVAIKTEEAKKFEPPAKLNPSVSPALSSLVMDCVERRPEDRPAGMPAVISRLDLAVQQIERARSKGASAAPLPSLESGRKPGSTESLAGR, from the coding sequence ATGTCGAAGTTTCACCAGATCGCCGGGTACGACGTCGTCGAGACGCTGGGCACCGGTGCCGGCAGCACGCTCTACGCCGTGCGGAACAAGAAGGGCGAGAAGTACTGCCTCAAGCGGGTGGTCAAGAAGAGCGAGCAGGACCAGCGCTTCATCGATCAGGCGCTGGCGGAGCACAAGATCGCCCACCAGTTCAAGCACCCGCGGCTCCGACGGAGCCTGAAGGTGCACAAGATCCGCGAGCTGATCCGCGTGAGCGAGGTCGCGGTGATCATGGAGATGGTCGACGGCTGGACGCTGGAGGAGAAGCGCCCCGACGACGTCCTGCTGCTCTGCCGGGTCTTCCACGAGATCGCCGAGGCGCTCCTGGAGATGCACCGGCTCGGCTTTGCGCACGCCGACATCAAGCCCAACAACATCATGCTCACGGCCTCCGAGTCCGGAGACGGCTTCGTGGTGAAGATCATCGACTTCGGCCAGAGCTGCCCGCTGGGCACGATCAAGGAGCGGATCCAGGGGACGCCCGACTACATCGCTCCCGAGCAGGTCAAGCGCCGCGCCATCAACGAGCAGACCGACGTGTTCTGCCTCGGCGCGACGATGTACTGGCTGCTCACCGGCGTGAACGTGCCCACGATGATGCCCAAGCGCAACCGCGACGCGGTGGCCATCAAGACCGAGGAGGCGAAGAAGTTCGAGCCTCCCGCGAAGCTCAACCCCAGCGTGAGCCCCGCCTTGTCGTCGCTGGTGATGGACTGCGTCGAGCGGCGGCCCGAAGACCGCCCCGCCGGGATGCCGGCCGTGATCAGCCGCCTCGACCTCGCGGTGCAGCAGATCGAGCGTGCCCGCTCCAAGGGAGCGTCCGCCGCCCCGCTGCCCTCGCTGGAGAGCGGGCGGAAGCCCGGCTCGACGGAGTCCCTCGCGGGACGCTGA
- a CDS encoding aldo/keto reductase: protein MQFDLLGRTELSVSRLGFGSAPVGFLGTSQGQIDKVVATLLEAGVNLFDTAACYPGSEEALGHALAGRRDDVVIVTKAGHPCDDDAHGHPAFSPELLAASVDRSLERLKTDHLDVVLLHTCTLEQLEEGSALGALLDARDAGKTRFVGFAGDNEAAAFAAADAGVDVLEVSVNLADQHNLDAVLPAAREHHKGVIAKRPLANACWKDRDAQPGMYKSYADAYSRRLAAMEAEGLSPAALGHSGHVEVEWPDVALRFTLAHPGVSSAIIGSTSTVHTEMNLDAARKNPLREEAVERIRAAWQAARAARRGAAAEDDEGDDWKGRT from the coding sequence ATGCAGTTTGATCTTCTGGGCCGCACCGAACTCTCCGTCTCCCGCCTCGGCTTCGGCTCCGCGCCGGTCGGCTTCCTGGGCACCTCCCAGGGCCAGATCGACAAGGTCGTGGCGACGCTGCTCGAAGCCGGCGTCAACCTCTTCGACACCGCCGCCTGCTACCCCGGCAGCGAGGAGGCGTTGGGTCACGCGCTCGCGGGCCGTCGCGACGACGTGGTGATCGTGACCAAGGCCGGGCACCCCTGCGACGACGACGCCCACGGGCACCCGGCCTTCTCGCCGGAGCTGCTCGCCGCCAGCGTGGACCGCTCGCTGGAGCGGCTGAAGACCGATCACCTCGACGTCGTGCTGCTGCACACCTGCACCCTGGAGCAGCTGGAGGAGGGCTCGGCGTTGGGTGCCCTGCTCGATGCCCGCGATGCCGGGAAGACCCGCTTCGTGGGCTTTGCCGGCGACAACGAGGCCGCGGCCTTCGCCGCCGCCGACGCGGGGGTCGACGTGCTGGAGGTCTCGGTGAACCTGGCCGACCAGCACAACCTCGACGCCGTGCTGCCGGCCGCCCGGGAGCACCACAAGGGCGTGATCGCGAAGCGGCCGCTCGCCAACGCCTGCTGGAAGGACCGCGACGCCCAGCCGGGGATGTACAAGAGCTACGCCGACGCCTACAGCCGCCGGCTCGCGGCGATGGAGGCCGAGGGCCTCTCGCCCGCCGCCCTGGGACACTCCGGTCACGTCGAGGTCGAGTGGCCCGACGTCGCCCTGCGATTCACGCTGGCCCACCCCGGCGTGAGCTCGGCGATCATCGGCTCGACCAGCACCGTGCACACCGAGATGAACCTCGACGCCGCCCGCAAGAACCCGCTGCGGGAGGAGGCCGTCGAGCGGATCCGGGCGGCTTGGCAAGCGGCTCGCGCAGCACGGCGGGGCGCGGCGGCGGAGGACGACGAGGGCGACGACTGGAAGGGCCGGACCTGA
- a CDS encoding histone deacetylase family protein, which translates to MTPLPPGHRFPMPKFGHLHDHLAAVGLLGPGNLHRPEPAAVETLGRAHDPAYADAFLSGRLDRDALRTLGLPWSAGLAARTVTALGGTVLAARLALRHGLAANLAGGTHHAHRGHGAGFCIFNDLAVAALTLLEEDAVDQVLIVDLDVHQGDGTARILRHEPRAFTLSVHCASNYPARKARSDLDVPLPDGLGDAGYLRVLGHGDEASGFRGLGWLLEQVEPDLVLYDAGVDVHADDKLGRLAMTDAGLRERDRAVLEACRGQGVPVACVIGGGYGDDRVALAQRHGILHEEVARRWRAERARDASRTAAARSLP; encoded by the coding sequence GTGACGCCGCTGCCGCCGGGGCACCGCTTCCCGATGCCGAAGTTCGGCCACCTGCACGACCACCTCGCGGCGGTCGGCCTGCTCGGCCCGGGCAACCTCCACCGGCCCGAGCCCGCGGCGGTCGAGACGCTCGGGCGGGCGCACGACCCGGCGTACGCCGATGCCTTCCTCTCCGGTCGGCTCGACCGCGACGCGCTCCGCACGCTCGGCCTGCCGTGGTCCGCGGGCCTCGCGGCCCGGACGGTCACCGCCCTTGGCGGCACCGTGCTCGCCGCCCGCCTCGCGCTGCGGCACGGCCTCGCCGCCAATCTGGCCGGCGGCACGCACCACGCCCACCGCGGGCACGGGGCCGGCTTCTGCATCTTCAACGACCTCGCCGTCGCCGCGCTCACGCTGCTCGAGGAAGACGCCGTGGACCAGGTCCTCATCGTCGACCTCGACGTGCACCAGGGGGACGGCACCGCCCGGATCCTGCGCCACGAGCCGCGGGCGTTCACGCTCTCGGTGCACTGCGCCTCGAACTACCCCGCCCGCAAAGCCCGCAGCGACCTCGACGTCCCGCTGCCGGACGGGCTGGGCGACGCCGGGTACCTCCGCGTGCTCGGGCACGGCGACGAAGCCTCCGGCTTCCGCGGCCTCGGCTGGCTGCTGGAGCAGGTCGAGCCCGATCTCGTGCTCTACGACGCCGGGGTCGACGTGCACGCCGACGACAAGCTCGGCCGGCTCGCGATGACCGACGCCGGCCTCCGCGAGCGCGACCGCGCCGTGCTCGAAGCCTGCCGCGGGCAGGGCGTGCCGGTCGCGTGCGTCATCGGCGGCGGCTACGGCGACGACCGGGTGGCGCTGGCGCAGCGGCACGGCATCCTGCACGAAGAGGTCGCCCGGCGGTGGCGGGCGGAGCGGGCGCGGGACGCGTCGCGGACCGCGGCGGCCCGGAGCCTCCCGTGA
- a CDS encoding SufE family protein produces MPAKPEPDIEEITENFAFFDDWEDRFSYLIDLGKKLPEMPDALVDEPHRVHGCQSSVWLHLGEQDAAVDLLAKSDAHIVNGLIAVLRGMYQARPLAEVPGIDAEAKLGELGLAEHLSPTRRNGVSAMVKRIRQLAEAHQGA; encoded by the coding sequence ATGCCCGCCAAGCCCGAGCCCGACATCGAGGAGATCACGGAGAACTTCGCCTTCTTCGACGATTGGGAGGACCGGTTCAGCTACCTCATCGACCTCGGCAAGAAGCTCCCGGAGATGCCCGACGCGTTGGTGGACGAGCCGCACCGCGTCCACGGGTGCCAGAGCAGCGTGTGGCTCCACCTCGGCGAGCAGGACGCGGCGGTGGACCTCTTGGCGAAGTCCGACGCGCACATCGTCAACGGGCTGATCGCGGTGCTCCGCGGCATGTACCAGGCGCGGCCGCTCGCGGAGGTCCCCGGGATCGACGCCGAGGCGAAGCTCGGGGAGCTGGGGCTGGCCGAGCACCTCTCGCCGACGCGGCGGAACGGGGTGAGCGCCATGGTCAAGCGGATCCGGCAGCTGGCGGAGGCCCACCAAGGGGCGTGA
- a CDS encoding MraY family glycosyltransferase — translation MPGGMLLLTMALLPVAAALSWGLCRLMLRLAPRWALLDAPGSAAHKPAGVAVPNVGGVALFGAVALPVAAALAAAGAAPAEAWARWAPAAAVHLPGLRATLGEAGVLLGGLAGLHALGLVDDRRALGPLPKLAAMAAVAVALVTLGGTRAMTLLDDAVPGGFGWALSAGLTALWVVAIVNAMNFLDNMDGLAAGVGAVASGVFAVLAIGSGQWFVAALCFLLLGGLLGFLWFNRPPARLYLGDGGSLVLGGLLAVVSVRLTYAGPGPGGVAPPHAVFVPLVVLAVPLYDLASVSVIRLRAGVSPMTGDRNHFSHRLMRLGLPPAAAVGVVWLATLATGLGGLLLPRVSPAGAAVVVAQCAAVLLTLAVLEAASLRGARAVEVDAPPAGG, via the coding sequence ATGCCCGGCGGGATGCTGCTCTTGACGATGGCGCTCCTGCCGGTCGCGGCGGCGCTGTCGTGGGGGCTGTGCCGCCTGATGCTGAGGCTCGCGCCGCGGTGGGCGCTCCTGGACGCGCCCGGCAGCGCCGCCCACAAGCCGGCGGGCGTCGCGGTCCCGAACGTGGGCGGGGTGGCGCTGTTCGGGGCGGTGGCGTTGCCGGTGGCGGCGGCGCTGGCCGCCGCGGGGGCGGCGCCGGCGGAGGCCTGGGCGCGGTGGGCGCCGGCGGCGGCCGTCCACCTGCCGGGCCTGCGGGCGACGCTGGGCGAGGCCGGTGTGCTGCTCGGCGGGCTGGCCGGGCTGCACGCGCTGGGGCTGGTGGACGACCGGCGGGCGCTGGGGCCGCTGCCGAAGCTGGCGGCGATGGCGGCGGTCGCGGTCGCGCTGGTGACGCTCGGCGGGACGCGGGCGATGACGCTGCTCGACGACGCGGTGCCCGGCGGGTTCGGCTGGGCGCTCTCCGCGGGGCTCACCGCGCTCTGGGTGGTCGCGATCGTCAACGCGATGAACTTCCTGGACAACATGGACGGCCTCGCGGCCGGGGTCGGTGCCGTGGCCAGCGGGGTCTTCGCCGTCCTGGCCATCGGCAGCGGGCAGTGGTTCGTGGCGGCGCTGTGCTTCCTGCTGCTCGGCGGGCTGCTCGGCTTCCTGTGGTTCAACCGCCCGCCGGCGCGGCTGTACCTCGGCGACGGCGGCTCGCTCGTGCTCGGCGGCCTGCTCGCGGTCGTCTCGGTCCGGCTCACCTACGCGGGCCCCGGGCCCGGCGGCGTTGCGCCGCCGCACGCGGTCTTCGTCCCGCTGGTCGTGCTCGCGGTGCCCCTCTACGACCTCGCCTCGGTGAGCGTGATCCGCCTGCGGGCCGGGGTGTCGCCGATGACCGGCGACCGCAACCACTTCTCGCACCGCCTCATGAGGCTGGGGCTGCCGCCCGCGGCGGCGGTCGGCGTGGTGTGGCTGGCCACCCTTGCGACGGGGCTCGGCGGGCTGCTGCTGCCGCGGGTGAGCCCCGCCGGCGCCGCGGTGGTCGTCGCCCAGTGCGCGGCCGTGCTGCTCACGCTGGCGGTGCTGGAGGCGGCGTCGCTGCGGGGCGCCCGCGCGGTCGAGGTGGACGCGCCGCCCGCCGGCGGCTAG
- a CDS encoding hypervirulence associated TUDOR domain-containing protein codes for MASFKEGDSVKWKYGSSHGHGTVKSVFEEKTTRKIKGNEVTREGSKDDPALYIENDKDDSGNVLKLASEVEKD; via the coding sequence ATGGCCAGCTTCAAAGAAGGCGACAGCGTGAAGTGGAAGTACGGCAGCAGCCACGGGCACGGCACCGTGAAGAGCGTGTTCGAGGAGAAGACGACCCGCAAGATCAAGGGCAACGAGGTCACCCGTGAGGGCTCCAAGGACGACCCCGCCCTGTACATCGAGAACGACAAGGACGACAGCGGGAACGTCCTGAAGCTCGCCAGCGAGGTCGAGAAAGACTGA
- a CDS encoding N-acetylneuraminate synthase family protein, protein MAEPLHFHHADAERAARVAVIAEAGVNHNGSVDAALRLVDAAADAGADAVKFQRFDPATLLAAGAGLADYQAAGGAADAAGLLGPLVLPGDAWTRLADAAAARGIALVVTPFSPADCRALRPLATRLAAMKIASPDAVNPPLLVAAAAIGRPLIVSTGAAGLEELGPAVAAVRAGGPGSALLHCVSAYPTPPDAAALGGVAALRSACGVAVGYSDHTAGVETGGWAVAAGACVLEKHLTLDRSAPGPDHAASLEPAGFADYTRRAHAAAAAVGPLAKSPSPLEAGVAAVARQSVAAARDLPAGTVLAREDLAVMRPGTGIPAAELGALAGRRLRHAARAGHLLPRDALDPPS, encoded by the coding sequence ATGGCCGAGCCGCTCCACTTCCACCACGCCGACGCGGAGCGTGCCGCCCGGGTGGCGGTGATCGCCGAGGCGGGCGTCAACCACAACGGCTCGGTCGACGCGGCGCTGCGGCTGGTCGACGCGGCCGCGGATGCGGGCGCGGACGCCGTGAAGTTCCAGCGCTTCGACCCGGCGACGCTGCTCGCCGCGGGCGCCGGGCTGGCGGACTACCAGGCCGCGGGCGGCGCGGCCGACGCCGCGGGGCTGCTCGGGCCGCTCGTGCTGCCCGGCGACGCATGGACGCGGCTGGCCGACGCCGCGGCGGCGCGGGGGATCGCGCTGGTCGTCACGCCCTTCAGCCCCGCCGACTGCCGGGCGCTTCGTCCGCTGGCGACCCGCCTGGCCGCGATGAAGATCGCCAGCCCCGACGCCGTGAACCCCCCGCTCCTGGTGGCGGCGGCGGCGATCGGCCGGCCGCTGATCGTTTCGACCGGCGCCGCCGGCCTCGAAGAGCTCGGGCCGGCGGTCGCGGCGGTCCGGGCGGGCGGCCCCGGCTCCGCCCTGCTGCACTGCGTGAGCGCGTACCCCACGCCGCCCGACGCCGCCGCGCTCGGCGGCGTCGCCGCCCTGCGGTCCGCCTGCGGCGTCGCCGTCGGCTACTCCGACCACACCGCCGGCGTCGAGACCGGCGGCTGGGCGGTCGCCGCCGGCGCCTGCGTGCTGGAGAAGCACCTGACGCTCGACCGCTCGGCCCCCGGACCCGATCACGCCGCCTCGCTGGAGCCCGCCGGCTTTGCCGACTACACCCGGCGGGCGCACGCCGCCGCCGCCGCCGTCGGCCCGCTCGCGAAGTCGCCCTCGCCGCTGGAAGCCGGCGTCGCCGCCGTGGCGCGTCAGTCCGTCGCCGCCGCCCGCGACCTCCCGGCGGGCACGGTCCTCGCCCGCGAAGACCTGGCCGTCATGCGTCCGGGCACCGGGATCCCGGCGGCGGAGCTCGGAGCGCTGGCCGGCCGCCGCCTCCGCCACGCCGCGCGGGCGGGGCACCTGCTGCCCCGCGACGCCCTCGATCCGCCGAGTTGA